A single region of the Corallococcus caeni genome encodes:
- a CDS encoding SDR family oxidoreductase, with amino-acid sequence MFVVTGATGKLGQFVIEGLLKKVPASQVAVAVRDPGKAKDWAARGVQVRKVDYDRPETLNGAFGKGDTVLLISANEVGKRFPQHSAVIEAAKKAGVKLLAYTSILRADKSGLSLAGEHKATEEAIRASGIPFVFLRNGWYVENYTEHIAPALQYGVVQGSAKDGRVATATRQEYADAAVAVLTGTGHENQVYELAGDASFTLPEYVAELSRQSGKPVKYVDLPVAEFSAALQQVGVPKPFADTLADADAGLSRGELNDTSRTLSRLIGRPTAPFGQAVGAALKQG; translated from the coding sequence ATGTTCGTTGTCACGGGAGCCACGGGGAAGCTGGGGCAATTCGTCATCGAGGGCCTGCTGAAGAAGGTGCCGGCGAGCCAGGTGGCGGTGGCGGTGCGCGATCCGGGCAAGGCGAAGGATTGGGCCGCGCGCGGGGTGCAGGTGCGCAAGGTGGACTACGACCGGCCGGAGACGCTGAACGGGGCGTTCGGGAAGGGCGACACGGTGCTGCTCATCTCCGCGAACGAGGTGGGGAAGCGCTTCCCGCAGCACTCGGCGGTGATTGAAGCGGCGAAGAAGGCGGGCGTGAAGCTGCTGGCCTACACGAGCATCCTGCGCGCGGATAAGAGCGGTCTGTCATTGGCGGGCGAGCACAAGGCGACGGAGGAGGCCATCCGCGCGTCGGGCATTCCGTTCGTGTTCCTGCGCAACGGCTGGTACGTGGAGAACTACACGGAGCACATTGCGCCGGCGCTCCAGTACGGCGTGGTGCAGGGCAGCGCGAAGGACGGCCGGGTGGCCACGGCGACGCGTCAGGAGTACGCGGACGCAGCGGTCGCGGTGCTGACGGGCACGGGCCACGAGAACCAGGTGTACGAGCTGGCGGGAGACGCGAGCTTCACGCTGCCGGAGTACGTGGCGGAGCTGTCGCGCCAGTCCGGCAAGCCGGTGAAGTACGTGGACCTGCCGGTGGCGGAGTTCTCCGCGGCGCTCCAGCAGGTGGGGGTGCCCAAGCCCTTCGCGGACACGCTGGCGGACGCGGACGCGGGGCTGTCGCGCGGGGAGCTGAACGACACGAGCCGGACGCTGAGCCGGCTGATTGGCCGGCCCACGGCCCCGTTCGGTCAGGCTGTCGGCGCGGCGCTGAAGCAGGGCTGA